A genomic segment from Deinococcus sp. YIM 77859 encodes:
- the arsB gene encoding arsenical efflux pump membrane protein ArsB — MLGTALPAVLIVVLTVAVVIWRPRGLDPAWGATLGAGAALLVGAVRPGELPALWAATWNATLTLVALIVLSLLLDAAGFFRWAALHVARWGGGSGRRLLTLLVLFSALVTALFANDGGVLILTPLVLELAALLALSRAATLACALAVGFVVDAASLPLPISNLTNIIAADAFGLKFSRYAEVMVPVNLAVVLACVGVLLAVYGRSLPRRYELAALPEPGEVVRSWGVVRAGWVVTPLLPVGAFVAEGLHLPLSAVVGAAALAVWLVAARSGNVSSRAVLRAAPWTVVVFSLAMYTVVSGLRGAGITGAYGAWLANWAAAGSLPGILAAGLSVAGLSAGLNNLPALLTALLGLRDSGVTGHARDVLLYAAVVGADIGPKLTPIGSLATLLWLHVLARRGLKVSWGEYLRAGLLLTPPVLLVGLLTLWAVLETS, encoded by the coding sequence ATGCTGGGCACGGCCCTGCCTGCGGTCCTGATCGTCGTGCTGACGGTGGCCGTGGTGATCTGGCGCCCGCGCGGGTTAGACCCCGCCTGGGGCGCGACCCTCGGTGCAGGCGCTGCACTGCTGGTCGGCGCCGTACGTCCCGGCGAGTTGCCTGCCCTCTGGGCCGCCACCTGGAATGCGACCCTAACGCTGGTGGCGCTGATCGTCCTGAGCCTGCTGCTGGACGCGGCGGGCTTTTTTCGCTGGGCGGCACTTCATGTGGCGCGCTGGGGAGGCGGCAGCGGGCGGCGTCTTCTGACGCTGCTTGTTCTCTTCAGCGCCCTCGTCACCGCCCTGTTTGCCAACGATGGCGGCGTGCTGATCCTCACGCCCCTGGTGCTGGAACTCGCGGCGCTGCTCGCACTTTCCCGGGCGGCGACGCTGGCCTGTGCGCTGGCGGTGGGCTTCGTGGTGGACGCGGCCAGCCTGCCCCTTCCCATCAGCAACCTGACCAACATCATCGCGGCCGATGCCTTTGGGCTGAAGTTCAGCCGCTATGCCGAGGTGATGGTGCCGGTGAATCTCGCCGTGGTGCTCGCCTGCGTCGGCGTGCTGCTCGCGGTGTATGGCCGCTCCCTGCCCCGGCGCTACGAGCTTGCCGCCCTGCCGGAGCCGGGAGAGGTGGTGCGGTCGTGGGGCGTCGTACGAGCCGGCTGGGTGGTCACGCCGCTGCTGCCCGTGGGCGCGTTCGTGGCCGAAGGGCTGCACCTGCCGCTCTCGGCGGTGGTCGGCGCAGCGGCCCTCGCCGTCTGGCTGGTGGCCGCCCGCAGTGGAAACGTGAGCAGCCGTGCCGTCCTGCGCGCTGCCCCCTGGACCGTGGTCGTCTTCAGCCTCGCCATGTACACGGTCGTCTCAGGGCTGCGGGGCGCGGGCATCACGGGGGCCTATGGCGCGTGGCTGGCGAACTGGGCTGCGGCGGGCTCCCTACCCGGCATCCTGGCTGCTGGACTGAGTGTGGCGGGCCTGAGCGCCGGGCTCAATAACCTCCCGGCGCTCCTCACCGCCCTGCTCGGCCTACGTGACAGCGGCGTGACCGGGCACGCCCGTGACGTCCTGCTCTACGCGGCGGTGGTGGGCGCGGACATCGGCCCCAAGCTCACACCCATCGGCAGCCTCGCCACGCTGCTGTGGCTGCACGTGCTCGCGAGGCGGGGGCTGAAGGTCAGCTGGGGCGAGTACCTGCGCGCGGGACTCCTCCTCACACCACCGGTCCTGCTGGTGGGGCTGCTGACCCTGTGGGCCGTCCTGGAGACGTCTTAA